From the genome of Amycolatopsis sp. NBC_01488, one region includes:
- a CDS encoding cytochrome P450: MDTSAIPHRPGRLPVIGDLIGANPRTPLQDTLRIGRRLGPIFTRKIFGFEIVFAGSVDLVTELNDETKFGKHVGMGIENLRALAGDGLFTAHTHEPNWRLAHDILQPAFSAEAMRRYHPVMLEVARELTAAWDAADGPVDVAADMTRLTLETIGRAGFGYRFGSFERAEPHPFVTAMIRSLRYAQLQNVKLPFVRRAFAGTAAQNQADIATMTNLVDEVIEARREEGGESRDLLGLMLSEGHPVTGERLDPVNIRNQAITFVVAGHETTSGALSFALYYLTRHPELLAKARAEVDAVWGDREPAFADVAKLRYVRRCLDEAMRLWPTAPGYSREAREDVVIGGKYEMREGDWVIVPLPLVHRDPAVWPDPERFDPDRFEPAAVKKRPAQAYKPFGTGERACIGRQFAVHEAVLALGMVLQRYDFDVDPAYELKIVESLTLKPSGFTLRPRVRAAAGNVGALR; this comes from the coding sequence GTGGACACGAGCGCGATTCCGCACCGGCCGGGGCGGCTGCCGGTGATCGGCGACCTGATCGGCGCCAACCCGCGCACGCCGTTGCAGGACACGCTGCGCATCGGCCGGCGGCTGGGCCCGATCTTCACGCGCAAGATCTTCGGCTTCGAGATCGTCTTCGCGGGCAGCGTCGACCTCGTCACCGAGCTGAACGACGAGACGAAGTTCGGCAAGCACGTCGGCATGGGCATCGAAAACCTGCGCGCGCTCGCCGGCGACGGCCTCTTCACCGCGCACACCCACGAGCCGAACTGGCGGCTGGCCCACGACATCCTGCAGCCGGCCTTCTCCGCCGAGGCGATGCGCCGCTACCACCCGGTGATGCTGGAGGTCGCGCGAGAGCTGACCGCGGCTTGGGACGCGGCGGACGGCCCGGTCGACGTCGCCGCCGACATGACCCGGCTGACCCTGGAGACGATCGGCCGCGCGGGGTTCGGCTACCGCTTCGGCTCCTTCGAGCGCGCCGAACCGCACCCGTTCGTCACGGCGATGATCCGCTCGCTGCGGTACGCGCAACTGCAGAACGTCAAGCTCCCGTTCGTGCGACGGGCCTTCGCCGGGACGGCCGCGCAGAACCAGGCCGACATCGCGACCATGACGAACCTGGTCGACGAAGTCATCGAGGCCCGCCGCGAGGAAGGCGGGGAGAGCCGTGACCTGCTCGGCCTGATGCTCAGCGAGGGCCACCCGGTGACGGGGGAGCGGCTGGACCCGGTGAACATCCGCAACCAGGCCATCACGTTCGTCGTCGCGGGCCACGAGACGACGTCCGGCGCGCTGTCGTTCGCGTTGTACTACCTGACGCGTCACCCCGAGCTGCTGGCGAAGGCGCGTGCGGAGGTCGACGCGGTGTGGGGCGACCGCGAGCCGGCGTTCGCCGACGTCGCGAAGCTGCGTTACGTCCGTCGCTGCCTCGACGAAGCGATGCGGCTCTGGCCGACCGCGCCCGGCTACTCGCGCGAAGCACGCGAAGACGTCGTGATCGGCGGGAAGTACGAGATGCGCGAGGGCGACTGGGTGATCGTGCCGCTGCCCCTGGTGCACCGCGATCCTGCGGTCTGGCCGGACCCCGAGCGGTTCGACCCGGACCGGTTCGAGCCCGCCGCGGTGAAGAAGCGGCCGGCGCAGGCGTACAAGCCGTTCGGGACGGGCGAGCGTGCCTGCATCGGCCGCCAGTTCGCGGTGCACGAAGCCGTCCTGGCGCTGGGGATGGTGTTGCAGCGCTACGACTTCGACGTCGATCCGGCGTACGAACTGAAGATCGTCGAATCGCTGACGCTCAAGCCGAGCGGGTTCACGCTGCGGCCGCGGGTGCGCGCGGCGGCCGGAAATGTCGGTGCCCTCCGGTAA
- a CDS encoding TetR/AcrR family transcriptional regulator translates to MRTRLSTEQRREQLLTIGAGLFAKRPYDEVWIEEVAEIAQVSRGLLYHYFPTKKDFFASIVRAQRDQLLAMSEPDPALPVAEQLRAGLDVYLEFARTHPDGYRIVHRAASGADREIQEIREAGMTANATRILDAVSLLTPVTDVTRLAVRGWLAFVATTILEWLDQPTVTQEELRDLGVRTLFAAVGVTP, encoded by the coding sequence ATGCGGACGAGGCTGAGCACCGAACAGCGGCGCGAGCAGCTCCTCACGATCGGAGCCGGGTTGTTCGCGAAGCGGCCGTACGACGAGGTGTGGATCGAGGAGGTCGCCGAGATCGCGCAGGTCTCGCGCGGGCTGCTCTACCACTACTTCCCGACCAAGAAGGACTTCTTCGCGTCGATCGTCCGCGCCCAGCGCGACCAGCTCCTGGCGATGAGCGAGCCCGACCCGGCGCTGCCCGTGGCGGAGCAGTTGCGGGCCGGGCTCGACGTCTACCTCGAGTTCGCGCGCACGCACCCGGACGGCTACCGGATCGTGCACCGCGCCGCGAGCGGCGCCGACCGCGAGATCCAGGAGATCCGCGAGGCCGGGATGACCGCGAACGCCACCCGCATCCTCGACGCCGTCAGCCTGCTGACGCCCGTCACCGACGTGACGCGGCTGGCCGTGCGCGGCTGGCTCGCGTTCGTCGCGACGACGATCCTCGAGTGGCTGGACCAGCCGACGGTCACCCAGGAGGAGCTGCGCGACCTGGGCGTCCGGACGTTGTTCGCGGCGGTCGGCGTCACGCCGTGA
- a CDS encoding MFS transporter — MYIAASRTSDVAAGTERKPSLKRVSANVVALGMVSLVTDVSAEMVTAVLPLYLVLGLGLNPLQFGLLDGLYAGATALVRVLGGHLADRWRRLKAVAGFGYGLSAVCKLGLVAAGSSVAAIGVVLAADRTGKGLRTAPRDALISLSSTPDALGRSFGVHRALDTVGAFLGPLVAMAVLALSLGSYPSVFVTSFCVAAIAVLLLTLFVEDHPGHVDRAAVSLRTAANLLKRSDFRRVTLWAAQLGLVTVGDSFVYLVLQRRWEIAATFFPLLPLGTAGVYLVLAVPLGKLADRVGRWPVFLGGHVAQCLALVLLCGPAATALAVVALGLHGVFYAATDGVLMAAAGPLIPRALRATGMAVVQTGQAAARMLSSVLFGLAWTLWDLRPAVLAAAACLAVAALAAALVKPVRP, encoded by the coding sequence ATGTACATCGCGGCAAGCCGTACCTCGGACGTGGCGGCCGGCACCGAGCGGAAGCCCTCCCTGAAACGGGTGTCCGCCAACGTGGTGGCGCTCGGGATGGTCAGCCTGGTCACCGACGTCTCCGCGGAGATGGTCACCGCCGTCCTCCCGCTCTACCTGGTGCTCGGCCTCGGCCTGAACCCGCTGCAGTTCGGGCTGCTCGACGGGCTCTACGCGGGCGCCACCGCCCTCGTGCGGGTGCTCGGCGGGCACCTCGCCGACCGGTGGCGGCGGCTCAAAGCCGTCGCCGGGTTCGGGTACGGCTTGTCCGCGGTGTGCAAGCTCGGCCTCGTCGCGGCCGGCTCGTCGGTCGCGGCGATCGGCGTCGTCCTCGCCGCCGACCGCACCGGCAAGGGCCTGCGCACCGCCCCGCGCGACGCCCTGATTTCCCTCAGCAGCACGCCGGACGCGCTCGGCCGGTCGTTCGGCGTGCACCGCGCGCTCGACACCGTCGGCGCGTTCCTCGGCCCGCTGGTCGCGATGGCGGTGCTCGCGCTGAGCCTCGGCAGCTACCCCAGCGTGTTCGTCACCAGCTTCTGCGTCGCGGCGATCGCCGTGCTGCTGCTGACGTTGTTCGTCGAGGACCATCCCGGCCACGTCGACCGCGCCGCGGTATCGCTGCGAACGGCGGCAAACCTCCTCAAGCGGAGCGACTTCCGGCGCGTGACGCTCTGGGCGGCACAGCTGGGCCTGGTCACGGTCGGCGACTCGTTCGTCTACCTCGTCCTGCAGCGGCGCTGGGAGATCGCGGCGACGTTCTTCCCGCTGCTGCCGCTGGGCACGGCCGGGGTCTACCTCGTGCTGGCCGTGCCGCTCGGCAAGCTCGCCGACCGCGTCGGCCGCTGGCCGGTGTTCCTCGGCGGCCACGTCGCGCAGTGCCTGGCACTGGTGCTCCTCTGCGGCCCGGCCGCCACGGCGCTCGCCGTCGTCGCGCTCGGCCTGCACGGTGTGTTCTACGCGGCGACCGACGGCGTCCTCATGGCCGCCGCCGGCCCGCTCATCCCGCGTGCGCTCCGTGCCACCGGGATGGCCGTCGTGCAGACCGGGCAGGCCGCCGCCCGGATGCTCTCGTCCGTCCTCTTCGGACTGGCCTGGACGCTGTGGGACCTGCGGCCCGCGGTGCTCGCCGCCGCGGCCTGCCTGGCCGTCGCCGCCCTCGCCGCCGCCCTCGTGAAACCGGTGCGCCCGTGA
- a CDS encoding discoidin domain-containing protein produces MPLTRLRTFTRLTPVIAAIALLPSAIAAASTPQADVLLSQGKPVATSTVESSSYAGAKAVDGSATTRWASVEGADPQWLRIDLGQSAAIHRVLLDWEAAYAKKYRIEVSDDGTNFTTATAVDNGDGKTDDLTVNAHGRYVRFVGVTRATSYGYSFWEMQVFGSTDSSGDTQPPTVPTGLTAGPTTATSAALTWSAATDNVGVTGYDILRDGTVVATSATPSYADNGLTPDTGYSYAVRARDAAGNVSGTSTPVTVQTQAGSGTGFVLAAAGDIAEKCTASSSSCIHPKTAKLVENMKPAAVITMGDNQYDEPTLTDFKNYYDKTWGQFKNITHPIPGNHESYSKFTGYDAYFGAIAKPQGQRYYSWEMGNWHFIALDSNDFVTHEFGPSEQLAWLKQDLANNKKGCVAAYYHHPRWSSGDHGDNPDSIELWNIMTSNKVDLVLNGHDHDYERFVPQNADGKADAGGPVEIVGGSGGADLYDLSPAHPTTAKLLKTYGVLKLSMTDTSFQSQLIGVDGKVLDSSPAYTCHR; encoded by the coding sequence GTGCCGTTGACCCGCCTACGAACATTCACCCGCCTCACGCCCGTCATAGCGGCGATCGCCCTGCTGCCCTCGGCGATCGCCGCGGCCAGCACGCCGCAGGCCGATGTCCTGCTCTCCCAAGGGAAACCGGTCGCGACCTCCACCGTCGAAAGCTCGTCGTACGCCGGTGCCAAGGCCGTCGACGGCAGTGCCACCACCCGCTGGGCCAGCGTCGAAGGCGCCGACCCGCAGTGGCTGCGGATCGACCTCGGCCAGTCCGCCGCGATCCACCGCGTGCTGCTCGACTGGGAAGCCGCCTACGCCAAGAAGTACCGCATCGAGGTCTCCGACGACGGCACGAACTTCACCACCGCCACGGCCGTCGACAACGGTGACGGCAAGACCGACGACCTCACCGTGAACGCCCACGGGCGGTACGTGCGCTTCGTCGGCGTCACCCGCGCGACGAGCTACGGCTACTCCTTCTGGGAGATGCAGGTCTTCGGCAGCACGGACTCCTCCGGCGACACCCAGCCCCCGACCGTCCCGACCGGCCTCACCGCCGGCCCGACCACCGCCACCAGCGCCGCTCTGACCTGGAGCGCGGCCACGGACAACGTCGGCGTCACCGGGTACGACATCCTGCGCGACGGCACCGTCGTCGCCACCAGCGCGACCCCGTCGTACGCCGACAACGGCCTCACGCCCGACACCGGCTACTCCTACGCCGTCCGCGCGCGCGACGCCGCCGGGAACGTCTCGGGCACGAGCACGCCGGTCACCGTGCAGACCCAGGCGGGCAGCGGGACCGGCTTCGTTCTCGCCGCCGCCGGCGACATCGCCGAAAAGTGCACCGCGAGCAGCTCGAGCTGCATCCACCCCAAGACCGCGAAGCTCGTCGAGAACATGAAACCCGCGGCCGTGATCACCATGGGCGACAACCAGTACGACGAACCCACCCTGACCGACTTCAAGAACTACTACGACAAGACCTGGGGCCAGTTCAAGAACATCACGCACCCGATCCCGGGCAACCACGAGTCCTACAGCAAGTTCACGGGCTACGACGCCTACTTCGGCGCCATCGCCAAGCCCCAGGGCCAGCGCTACTACAGCTGGGAAATGGGCAACTGGCACTTCATCGCCCTGGACTCCAACGACTTCGTCACCCACGAGTTCGGCCCGAGCGAGCAGTTGGCCTGGCTCAAGCAGGACCTGGCGAACAACAAGAAGGGCTGCGTCGCCGCCTACTACCACCACCCGCGGTGGAGCTCGGGCGACCACGGCGACAACCCGGACAGCATCGAGCTGTGGAACATCATGACCAGCAACAAGGTCGACCTCGTCCTCAACGGCCACGACCACGACTACGAGCGGTTCGTCCCGCAGAACGCCGACGGCAAGGCCGACGCCGGCGGCCCGGTCGAGATCGTCGGCGGCTCCGGCGGCGCGGACCTCTACGACCTGAGCCCGGCCCACCCGACGACCGCCAAGCTGCTGAAGACCTACGGCGTCCTGAAGCTGTCGATGACGGACACCTCGTTCCAGTCGCAGCTCATCGGTGTCGACGGCAAGGTCCTCGACAGCAGCCCGGCCTACACCTGCCACCGGTAG
- a CDS encoding NAD(P)-binding domain-containing protein, with amino-acid sequence MSGADHETDVVVIGAGQAGLSAAYHLRRAGFANGRGFVVLDHGKRAGGAWQYRWPSLVLGKVHGIYDLPGMAFGTPDVTRPASEVVSEYFARFESVYDLPVFRPVDVQSVTRAGERLVVASPAETWAARAVISATGTWDRPFWPRYPGQNAFAGRQLHTADYTGPGEFRGQRVVVVGGGASAVQLLMEFGPLARATAWVTRRPPVWRDEPFSENWGRDAVAKVDERVRAGLPPESVVSVTDLAVTPEVRAARAAGILARRPMFERITPEGIAWADGSRFDADVILWATGFRAAIDHLAPLHVREPGGGIRMDGTRVVREPRLHLVGYGPSASTVGANRAGRAAVTEIKRLLSSDD; translated from the coding sequence ATGAGCGGTGCGGATCACGAGACCGACGTGGTGGTGATCGGGGCGGGGCAGGCGGGGCTGTCGGCCGCCTATCATCTTCGCCGGGCCGGGTTCGCCAATGGCCGTGGCTTTGTCGTGCTCGACCACGGGAAGCGGGCCGGGGGTGCCTGGCAGTATCGGTGGCCCTCCCTTGTGCTCGGCAAGGTGCACGGGATCTACGACCTGCCCGGCATGGCCTTCGGTACTCCGGACGTGACGCGTCCCGCCTCCGAAGTCGTCTCCGAATACTTCGCGCGGTTTGAAAGCGTTTATGACCTCCCGGTCTTCCGGCCCGTCGACGTCCAGTCCGTGACGCGGGCGGGGGAGCGGCTGGTGGTGGCGAGCCCGGCCGAAACGTGGGCCGCCCGGGCCGTGATCAGTGCTACCGGTACCTGGGACCGGCCGTTCTGGCCGCGGTACCCCGGGCAGAACGCCTTCGCCGGACGGCAGTTGCACACGGCCGACTACACCGGTCCCGGGGAGTTCCGCGGTCAGCGGGTCGTCGTGGTCGGGGGCGGCGCTTCCGCCGTTCAGCTACTCATGGAGTTCGGCCCGCTCGCCCGGGCGACCGCGTGGGTGACCCGGCGCCCGCCCGTGTGGCGCGACGAGCCGTTCAGCGAGAACTGGGGACGCGACGCCGTCGCGAAGGTCGACGAACGCGTGCGCGCCGGATTGCCTCCCGAAAGCGTCGTGAGCGTGACCGACCTCGCCGTGACGCCGGAGGTGCGGGCCGCGCGCGCCGCCGGAATCCTCGCGCGGCGGCCGATGTTCGAGCGCATCACGCCCGAAGGCATCGCCTGGGCGGACGGCTCGAGGTTCGACGCCGACGTCATCCTCTGGGCGACGGGGTTCCGCGCGGCGATCGACCACCTCGCACCGCTGCACGTGCGCGAACCCGGGGGCGGGATCCGGATGGACGGCACGCGCGTGGTGCGAGAGCCGCGGCTGCACCTGGTGGGGTACGGGCCTTCGGCGAGCACGGTCGGGGCGAACCGGGCGGGGCGCGCCGCGGTCACCGAGATCAAGAGGCTGCTGAGTTCGGACGACTGA
- a CDS encoding diguanylate cyclase — protein MWAGAKTRWITYALGCELVAVVATGTALVTGFGGAVRPVWFAVLVGLGVAQAEMSRRIERLRRWMSGQTHINVTSVWYLAGVVLLPPAWVALLAVVLYTHLWVRVWRQVRTRPAHRFVASTAWAMLSCFAASSVLALFGLHGTPLQTARGLFALCLAAAVFELVNIGLVAAGIYLYTSQRSAADLIGTWEDNAFELATLCLGGLAALALAEQPVLVVFVVAPLLLLHRYLLLKQQLQVAAVTDEKTGLLNTAGWHESAVREHTRAQRRGPAGGGFAVLMIDLDHFKRINDTYGHLTGDDVLAAVAVAISSSVRQGDTVGRFGGEEFVVLLPGIGRADVLGIAERVRVAVGELNVVISTGTGTVRVSGLSVSIGVASHPGAGPTLDDVLRSADAALYRAKEAGRNRVAV, from the coding sequence ATGTGGGCCGGGGCGAAGACCCGCTGGATCACCTACGCGCTGGGCTGTGAGCTGGTCGCCGTCGTGGCGACGGGGACCGCGCTGGTCACCGGGTTCGGCGGGGCCGTCCGGCCGGTCTGGTTCGCGGTGCTGGTCGGGCTCGGCGTGGCCCAGGCCGAGATGTCGCGCCGCATCGAGCGGCTGCGGCGGTGGATGAGCGGGCAGACGCACATCAACGTCACGTCGGTCTGGTACCTCGCCGGCGTCGTCCTGCTGCCGCCGGCGTGGGTGGCACTGCTGGCTGTTGTGCTCTACACGCACTTGTGGGTGCGCGTATGGCGTCAGGTCCGTACGCGGCCCGCGCACCGCTTCGTCGCCAGTACGGCCTGGGCGATGCTCTCGTGCTTCGCTGCTTCGTCCGTTCTCGCGCTCTTCGGGTTGCACGGGACGCCGTTGCAGACGGCGCGGGGGCTGTTCGCGCTCTGCCTGGCCGCGGCGGTGTTCGAGCTGGTGAACATCGGCCTGGTCGCCGCCGGGATCTACCTGTACACGAGCCAGCGCTCGGCGGCCGACCTGATCGGCACGTGGGAGGACAACGCTTTCGAGCTGGCGACCCTCTGCCTTGGTGGCCTCGCCGCGCTCGCGCTGGCCGAGCAGCCGGTGCTGGTGGTGTTCGTCGTCGCGCCGTTGTTGCTGCTGCACCGCTATCTGCTGTTGAAGCAGCAACTGCAGGTCGCGGCCGTCACCGACGAGAAGACGGGGTTGCTCAACACAGCCGGCTGGCACGAGTCGGCGGTCCGCGAGCACACCCGCGCCCAGCGCCGCGGCCCGGCCGGCGGCGGGTTCGCGGTGCTGATGATCGACCTCGACCACTTCAAGCGCATCAACGACACGTACGGCCACCTCACCGGCGACGACGTGCTGGCCGCGGTGGCGGTCGCGATTTCCAGCTCGGTGCGGCAGGGCGACACCGTCGGCCGCTTCGGGGGCGAGGAGTTCGTGGTGCTGCTGCCGGGCATCGGCCGCGCCGACGTGCTCGGCATCGCCGAACGCGTGCGGGTCGCGGTGGGGGAGCTGAACGTGGTGATCTCGACGGGCACGGGAACGGTCCGCGTGAGCGGGCTGTCGGTGTCGATCGGGGTGGCCAGCCACCCAGGCGCAGGCCCGACACTGGACGACGTGCTTCGTTCGGCGGACGCGGCGTTGTACCGGGCCAAGGAGGCTGGGCGTAACCGCGTTGCCGTGTGA
- a CDS encoding SRPBCC family protein, whose translation MRLDHEFTVPAPIGEVWQAVVDPERVAPCMPGATLTKVEGDRFSGTVKVKLGPISLLYKGNGEFLEKDDTAHKVTIKASGKDSRGAGTAAATVTLTLTEADGGTHGAVATDLSITGKPAQFGRGLISEVGGKILDTFAGCLSGKLAPAASPAPAPVAATPTPEPTATTEPVAKPAPAVKPAPTTAEINTDPKPAAERPQLHSVPAAPETEAIDLLDYAGQSVLKRVAPVLVGIAAVVGLVAIIRALRK comes from the coding sequence GTGCGGCTCGACCACGAATTCACCGTCCCGGCTCCGATCGGCGAGGTCTGGCAAGCGGTCGTCGACCCCGAGCGCGTCGCCCCGTGCATGCCGGGGGCCACCCTGACGAAGGTCGAAGGGGACCGGTTCAGCGGAACGGTGAAGGTCAAGCTCGGACCGATCTCGTTGCTGTACAAGGGAAACGGCGAGTTCCTCGAGAAGGACGACACCGCGCACAAGGTCACGATCAAGGCATCGGGCAAGGATTCGCGAGGAGCGGGCACGGCGGCGGCGACGGTGACGCTGACGCTGACCGAGGCCGACGGCGGAACCCACGGCGCGGTGGCGACGGACCTGTCGATCACGGGCAAGCCGGCCCAGTTCGGCCGCGGATTGATCAGCGAGGTCGGCGGCAAGATCCTGGACACGTTCGCGGGCTGCCTGTCGGGCAAGCTGGCCCCCGCGGCTTCGCCGGCGCCCGCGCCGGTGGCAGCGACTCCGACGCCCGAGCCGACGGCGACCACGGAGCCGGTGGCCAAGCCGGCTCCGGCGGTGAAGCCGGCTCCGACGACGGCGGAGATCAACACGGACCCGAAGCCCGCGGCGGAGCGTCCCCAGCTCCACAGCGTCCCGGCGGCGCCCGAGACGGAAGCGATCGACTTGCTCGATTACGCGGGGCAGTCGGTGCTGAAGCGGGTGGCTCCGGTCCTGGTGGGCATCGCGGCGGTGGTCGGGCTGGTGGCGATCATCCGGGCGCTGCGGAAGTAG
- a CDS encoding FAD binding domain-containing protein — MIPASFDYVRPSTVDEAVQALVSAGEDAKVIAGGQSLLPVLRMRLAAPTTLVDLGRVAELRGVREDGDELVIGAMTTHYDVQRDALVAEHAALLKEATDTVADPQIRHRGTLGGAIAHADPAGDLLAPVLALEASLVVAGPSGRRTVPAAEFFQDLFTTALAADELLVEVRVPKHTGWRAHYEKFNRVAQAWSMVAVAVTVRTEAGVIEEARVALTNMGSTPVRASGVEAALVGVQASADSIAAAASHAAEGTNPPVDSNADVEYRRHLAQVLTGRAIAAAAGA, encoded by the coding sequence GTGATCCCGGCTTCCTTCGACTACGTCCGTCCGTCCACAGTGGACGAAGCGGTGCAGGCGCTGGTGTCGGCGGGCGAGGACGCCAAGGTCATCGCGGGCGGGCAGAGCCTGCTGCCGGTGCTGCGGATGCGCCTCGCCGCGCCGACGACGCTGGTCGACCTCGGGCGCGTCGCGGAACTGCGCGGCGTGCGCGAGGACGGCGACGAGCTGGTCATCGGTGCGATGACCACGCATTACGACGTCCAGCGGGACGCGCTGGTGGCCGAGCACGCGGCGCTGCTCAAGGAGGCGACGGACACGGTCGCCGACCCGCAGATCCGCCACCGCGGCACGCTCGGCGGCGCGATCGCGCACGCCGACCCGGCCGGTGACCTCCTCGCGCCGGTGCTGGCCCTGGAGGCTTCGCTGGTGGTGGCCGGGCCGTCCGGCCGCCGGACGGTGCCGGCCGCGGAATTCTTCCAGGACCTGTTCACCACGGCGCTGGCCGCGGACGAGCTGCTGGTCGAAGTCCGCGTGCCCAAGCACACCGGGTGGCGGGCGCACTACGAGAAGTTCAACCGGGTCGCCCAGGCGTGGTCGATGGTCGCGGTCGCGGTCACCGTTCGCACCGAAGCGGGGGTCATCGAGGAGGCCCGCGTCGCGCTGACGAACATGGGCTCGACCCCGGTGCGGGCGTCTGGTGTCGAAGCGGCGCTGGTCGGGGTCCAGGCCTCGGCCGACTCGATCGCCGCGGCGGCTTCGCACGCGGCGGAGGGCACGAATCCGCCGGTCGACAGCAACGCCGACGTCGAATACCGCCGTCACCTGGCCCAGGTGCTGACGGGCCGGGCGATCGCGGCGGCGGCCGGCGCCTGA